From one Streptomyces sp. Q6 genomic stretch:
- a CDS encoding NAD-dependent malic enzyme — protein MATAPSVSYSMTVRLEVPASGTAVSQLTTAVESSGGSVTGLDVTASGHEKLRIDVTIAATSTSHAEEIVEELRGIEGVTLGKVSDRTFLMHLGGKIEMQSKHPIRNRDDLSMVYTPGVARVCMAIAENPEDARRLTIKRNTVAVVTDGSAVLGLGNIGPMAAMPVMEGKAALFKRFADIDAWPICLDTQDTDAIVEIVKAIAPGFAGINLEDISAPRCFEIEARLREALDIPVFHDDQHGTAIVVLAALTNALRVANKAIGDIRVVMSGAGAAGTAILKLLLAAGVKNAVVADIHGVVHADREDLVDADSDSPLRWIADNTNPEGLTGTLKEAVVGADVFIGVSAPNVLNGDDVAAMADGAIVFALANPDPEVDPAIARQTAAVVATGRSDFPNQINNVLVFPGVFRGLLDAQSRTVNTEMMLAAATALADVVSEDELNPNYIIPSVFNDKVAGAVAGAVRNAAKAAGVVVTGTTTA, from the coding sequence ATGGCAACGGCGCCCAGCGTCTCCTACTCGATGACGGTCCGGTTGGAGGTGCCCGCGAGCGGAACCGCTGTCTCGCAGCTCACCACTGCCGTGGAGTCCTCCGGGGGCTCGGTGACCGGCCTCGACGTCACCGCTTCCGGTCACGAGAAGCTCCGGATCGACGTCACGATCGCGGCCACCTCGACCTCCCACGCGGAGGAGATCGTCGAGGAACTGCGCGGCATCGAGGGTGTGACGCTCGGCAAGGTCTCCGACCGTACGTTCCTCATGCACCTCGGCGGCAAGATCGAGATGCAGTCCAAGCACCCCATCCGCAACCGTGACGACCTCTCCATGGTCTACACGCCGGGTGTGGCGCGCGTCTGCATGGCGATCGCCGAGAACCCCGAGGACGCCCGCCGTCTGACCATCAAGCGCAACACGGTTGCGGTCGTGACGGACGGCTCCGCGGTCCTCGGCCTCGGCAACATCGGCCCGATGGCCGCCATGCCGGTCATGGAGGGCAAGGCGGCCCTCTTCAAGCGGTTCGCCGACATCGATGCCTGGCCGATCTGCCTGGACACCCAGGACACCGACGCCATCGTCGAGATCGTCAAGGCGATCGCCCCCGGCTTCGCGGGCATCAACCTGGAGGACATCTCCGCGCCCCGCTGCTTCGAGATCGAGGCCCGGCTGCGCGAGGCCCTCGACATCCCCGTCTTCCACGACGACCAGCACGGCACCGCGATCGTCGTCCTCGCCGCCCTGACCAACGCACTTCGCGTCGCGAACAAGGCAATTGGGGACATCCGGGTCGTGATGTCGGGCGCCGGCGCGGCCGGTACCGCCATCCTCAAGCTGCTCCTCGCTGCGGGTGTGAAGAACGCGGTCGTGGCCGACATCCACGGCGTCGTGCACGCCGACCGCGAGGACCTGGTGGACGCCGACAGCGACTCGCCGCTGCGCTGGATCGCGGACAACACCAACCCCGAGGGCCTGACCGGCACGCTCAAGGAAGCGGTCGTCGGCGCGGACGTCTTCATCGGCGTCTCGGCCCCGAACGTGCTGAACGGCGACGACGTCGCGGCCATGGCCGACGGCGCCATCGTGTTCGCGCTCGCGAACCCGGACCCCGAGGTCGACCCCGCGATCGCCCGTCAGACGGCGGCAGTTGTGGCCACGGGCCGCTCCGACTTCCCGAACCAGATCAACAACGTCCTCGTCTTCCCGGGCGTCTTCCGCGGCCTGCTCGACGCCCAGTCGCGTACGGTCAACACGGAGATGATGCTGGCCGCGGCGACCGCCCTGGCCGACGTGGTGAGCGAGGACGAGCTCAACCCGAACTACATCATTCCGTCCGTCTTCAACGACAAGGTCGCGGGCGCCGTAGCGGGCGCCGTGCGGAACGCCGCGAAGGCGGCCGGAGTCGTTGTGACGGGAACCACGACCGCCTGA
- a CDS encoding beta-N-acetylhexosaminidase: MGLIPAPRQVAWGNDSFVLGEGTGIAAGEGTRDTARWLRATLGAVTGLELPPKDAADATGATGAGESGGVIRLRVDPALDAEAYRLSVTADGVSIEGGAAAGVFWGAQTLRQLLGPDAYRRAPLAPGRVWTLPYVTVEDAPRFGWRGTMLDVSRHFMPKDGVLRLLDLLAAHKLNVFHFHLTDDQGWRVEIKRHPKLTETGSWRARTKFGHRASPLWEDKPHGGFYTQDDIREIVAYAHARHIAVVPEIDLPGHSQAAIAAYPELGNSDVIDTTSLPVWDTWGVNPNVLAPTDNTLRFYEGVFEELLDLFPSTFIHVGGDECPKDQWKQSPTAQARIKELGLADEDELQAWFIRHFDTWLSERGRRLIGWDEILEGGLAPGATVSSWRGYRGGITAAQAGHDVVMCPEQQVYLDHRQAPGEDEPVPIGYVRGLEDVYRFEPVPPQLTADEARHVLGTQANLWTEVMENAQRVDYQAFPRLSAFSEVAWSELPEPAARDYADFERRMTVHYRRLDALGVDYRPPSGPMPWQRRPGVLGRPIEGAPPNV, from the coding sequence ATGGGCCTCATCCCGGCGCCCCGCCAAGTGGCATGGGGCAACGACTCGTTCGTGCTCGGCGAGGGCACCGGGATCGCCGCGGGGGAGGGCACGCGGGACACCGCGCGCTGGCTGCGTGCCACGCTCGGCGCGGTGACCGGCCTCGAACTGCCCCCGAAGGACGCGGCGGACGCGACGGGCGCGACGGGCGCCGGTGAGTCCGGCGGTGTCATACGGCTGCGCGTCGATCCGGCGCTCGACGCGGAGGCCTACCGGCTGAGCGTCACCGCCGACGGCGTGAGCATCGAGGGCGGCGCCGCGGCCGGCGTCTTCTGGGGCGCCCAGACACTGCGTCAACTCCTCGGCCCCGACGCGTACCGCAGGGCGCCGCTCGCCCCCGGCCGCGTGTGGACCCTCCCGTACGTCACCGTCGAGGACGCCCCGCGCTTCGGCTGGCGCGGCACCATGCTCGACGTCTCACGGCACTTCATGCCGAAGGACGGCGTCCTGCGCCTGCTCGACCTCCTCGCCGCCCACAAGCTCAACGTCTTCCACTTCCACCTCACCGACGACCAGGGCTGGCGCGTCGAGATCAAGCGCCATCCGAAGCTGACGGAGACCGGATCCTGGCGCGCGCGCACCAAGTTCGGCCACCGCGCCTCCCCCCTGTGGGAGGACAAGCCGCACGGCGGCTTCTACACCCAGGACGACATCCGCGAGATCGTCGCCTACGCCCACGCCCGGCATATCGCGGTCGTCCCCGAGATCGACCTGCCCGGCCACTCGCAGGCCGCCATCGCCGCGTACCCGGAACTCGGCAACTCCGATGTCATCGACACCACTTCCCTCCCCGTCTGGGACACCTGGGGCGTCAATCCGAACGTACTCGCCCCCACTGACAACACCCTCCGCTTCTACGAGGGCGTCTTCGAGGAGCTGCTCGACCTGTTCCCGTCCACGTTCATCCACGTGGGCGGCGACGAATGCCCCAAGGACCAGTGGAAGCAGTCACCGACGGCCCAAGCCCGCATCAAGGAGCTGGGACTGGCCGACGAGGACGAGCTCCAGGCCTGGTTCATCCGGCACTTCGACACCTGGCTGAGCGAGCGCGGGCGGCGGCTCATCGGCTGGGACGAGATCCTGGAGGGCGGCCTCGCGCCCGGGGCCACCGTGTCGTCCTGGCGCGGCTATCGGGGCGGCATCACCGCCGCGCAGGCCGGCCACGACGTCGTCATGTGCCCCGAGCAGCAGGTGTACTTGGACCACCGGCAGGCGCCCGGCGAGGACGAGCCGGTGCCGATCGGATACGTGCGCGGCCTGGAGGACGTCTACCGCTTCGAGCCCGTTCCGCCGCAGCTCACCGCGGACGAGGCGCGGCACGTGCTGGGCACCCAGGCCAACCTGTGGACCGAGGTGATGGAGAACGCGCAGCGCGTCGACTACCAGGCGTTCCCCCGCCTGTCCGCGTTCAGCGAGGTCGCGTGGAGCGAGCTGCCCGAACCCGCGGCGCGCGACTACGCGGACTTCGAGCGCCGAATGACCGTCCACTACCGGCGACTTGACGCGCTGGGCGTCGACTACCGTCCGCCGAGTGGCCCGATGCCGTGGCAGCGGCGACCCGGGGTGCTCGGACGCCCGATCGAAGGGGCGCCCCCGAACGTGTGA
- a CDS encoding HelD family protein, with translation MAAQAQHDSAVNSEVSNISDTMSADSVRDREIGVEQDHLDAVYRRLEEKIHEAEFLMDDAAKRGQVGTPGALAERDAQVFRAGIHLNRLNNEFEDFLFGRIDLLLGKDGKKGPDGAYTAVEPAEGAVRDDNTADIAETLHIGRIGVLDADYSPLVIDWRAPAAAPFYRSTPVDPGRVVRRRVIRSKGRKVLGVEDDLMRPELTAYLDGTELPAIGDGALMAALGQARSHSMRDIVASIQAEQDLVIRAPAASVTYVEGGPGTGKTAVALHRAAYLLYQDRRRYAGGILIVSPTPLLVAYTEGVLPSLGEEGQVAIRAVGSLVDGAEATEYDSPAVARVKGSSRMLTVLRRAARGALESGRPARPAQDQEQLAFGDPDDDETPSAPEETPTRLRVVAFGRRLELEAGELNRIRQTALSGTAPVNHLRPRARRLLLDALWNQSGAGSRHSDPELAAELRSSFDEDVTSEDTFIRFLDAWWPELTPRAVLSAMSDERRLGRWARRVLNPGEVRKLARSLKRDALSVHDVALLDELNAVLGTPARPKKKRAYDPLDQLSGLEELMPVREETQYERAERLAQERTEYAHVIVDEAQDLTPMQWRMVGRRGRHATWTIVGDPAQSSWSTPDEAAEARDEALGSRPRRRFTLTVNYRNPSEIADLAAKVLALAMPGSASPSAVRSTGVEPRFVTTSKGHGTVARDRLGDTVREEAARLLDRVDGTVGVVVAMNRRAEAARWLAGLGERVVALGSLEAKGLEYDASIVVSPAEIADESPAGLRVLYVALTRATQQLTVVSTDRDEPDGSGVPDLLRD, from the coding sequence GTGGCCGCTCAGGCTCAGCACGATTCAGCGGTGAACTCGGAAGTCTCGAACATCTCGGACACCATGAGTGCGGACTCGGTCCGTGACCGCGAGATCGGCGTCGAACAGGACCATCTCGACGCCGTCTACCGCCGTCTCGAAGAGAAGATCCACGAGGCCGAGTTCCTGATGGACGACGCCGCCAAGCGCGGTCAGGTCGGCACGCCCGGAGCGCTGGCCGAGCGCGACGCGCAGGTCTTCCGCGCGGGCATCCACCTCAACCGCCTCAACAACGAGTTCGAGGACTTCCTCTTCGGCCGGATCGACCTGTTGCTCGGCAAGGACGGCAAGAAGGGCCCGGACGGCGCGTACACCGCGGTCGAACCGGCCGAGGGCGCCGTCCGCGACGACAACACCGCCGACATCGCCGAGACCCTGCACATCGGCCGGATCGGGGTGCTCGACGCGGACTACTCGCCGCTCGTCATCGACTGGCGGGCGCCCGCCGCCGCACCGTTCTACCGCTCGACACCGGTCGACCCGGGGCGCGTCGTGCGCCGCCGCGTCATCCGCTCCAAGGGCCGCAAGGTCCTCGGCGTCGAGGACGACCTGATGCGCCCCGAGCTGACCGCGTACCTCGACGGTACGGAGCTGCCCGCCATCGGCGACGGCGCGCTCATGGCCGCCCTCGGCCAGGCCCGCAGCCACTCCATGCGCGACATCGTGGCCTCCATCCAGGCCGAGCAGGACCTGGTCATCCGCGCCCCCGCCGCCTCGGTGACGTACGTGGAGGGCGGCCCCGGCACCGGCAAGACGGCGGTGGCGCTGCACCGCGCCGCGTACCTGCTCTACCAGGACCGGCGGCGCTACGCGGGCGGCATCCTGATCGTCTCGCCGACGCCGCTGCTCGTCGCCTACACCGAGGGCGTGCTGCCCTCCCTCGGCGAGGAGGGCCAGGTCGCGATCCGCGCGGTCGGCTCGCTCGTCGACGGGGCCGAGGCCACCGAGTACGACAGCCCGGCCGTGGCCCGCGTCAAGGGCTCCTCACGGATGCTGACGGTGCTGCGCAGGGCCGCCCGGGGCGCCCTGGAGTCGGGGCGGCCCGCGCGGCCCGCCCAGGACCAGGAGCAGCTGGCCTTCGGCGACCCGGACGACGACGAGACGCCGTCCGCCCCCGAGGAGACCCCCACCCGGCTGCGGGTCGTCGCCTTCGGCCGCCGCCTCGAACTGGAGGCGGGCGAGCTGAACCGCATCCGGCAGACGGCCCTCAGCGGCACCGCTCCGGTCAACCACCTGCGGCCGCGCGCCCGCAGGCTGCTCCTCGACGCGCTGTGGAACCAGTCCGGGGCCGGGAGCCGCCACTCCGACCCCGAGCTGGCCGCCGAACTGCGCTCGTCCTTCGACGAGGACGTCACGTCCGAGGACACCTTCATCCGGTTCCTCGACGCGTGGTGGCCGGAACTGACGCCCCGCGCGGTGCTGTCCGCGATGTCCGACGAGCGGCGCCTGGGCCGCTGGGCCCGCCGCGTCCTGAACCCGGGCGAGGTCCGCAAGCTCGCCCGCTCCCTGAAGCGCGACGCCCTCTCGGTGCACGACGTGGCCCTCCTCGACGAGCTGAACGCCGTCCTCGGCACCCCGGCCCGCCCGAAGAAGAAGCGCGCGTACGACCCGCTCGACCAGCTCTCCGGACTGGAGGAGCTGATGCCCGTACGCGAGGAGACGCAGTACGAGCGTGCCGAGCGGCTCGCGCAGGAGCGCACCGAGTACGCGCACGTCATCGTCGACGAGGCGCAGGACCTCACGCCGATGCAGTGGCGGATGGTCGGCCGCCGCGGCCGGCACGCGACGTGGACGATCGTCGGCGACCCGGCCCAGTCCTCCTGGTCGACGCCGGACGAGGCGGCCGAGGCCCGTGACGAGGCGCTCGGCTCCCGCCCGCGCCGCCGCTTCACGCTCACGGTCAACTACCGCAACCCGTCGGAGATCGCGGATCTCGCGGCCAAGGTCCTCGCGCTCGCGATGCCGGGCTCCGCGTCCCCGTCGGCGGTCCGCTCGACGGGCGTCGAGCCCCGTTTCGTGACGACGAGCAAAGGACACGGCACGGTCGCACGGGACCGGCTGGGCGACACCGTCCGCGAGGAGGCCGCGCGCCTCCTGGACCGGGTCGACGGCACGGTCGGTGTCGTCGTGGCGATGAACCGGCGCGCGGAGGCGGCCCGGTGGCTCGCGGGGCTCGGCGAGCGGGTCGTCGCGCTCGGCTCGCTGGAGGCCAAGGGCCTGGAGTACGACGCGTCGATCGTGGTCTCGCCGGCGGAGATCGCGGACGAGTCCCCGGCCGGCCTGCGGGTCCTGTACGTGGCGCTGACCCGTGCCACGCAGCAGCTCACGGTGGTCTCCACGGACCGTGACGAACCGGACGGGAGCGGGGTCCCGGACCTGCTGCGCGACTGA
- a CDS encoding DUF3039 domain-containing protein, whose translation MSTLEPERGTGTGTLVEPTPQTSHGDGDHERFAHYVQKDKIMASALDGTPVVALCGKVWVPGRDPKKYPVCPMCKEIYESMGAGGDKDGGKDGGKK comes from the coding sequence ATGAGCACTCTTGAGCCCGAGCGCGGGACAGGTACGGGGACCCTCGTAGAGCCGACGCCGCAGACGTCGCACGGCGACGGCGACCACGAGCGCTTCGCCCACTATGTCCAGAAGGACAAGATCATGGCGAGCGCCCTGGACGGCACGCCTGTCGTCGCGCTCTGCGGCAAGGTGTGGGTGCCGGGCCGGGACCCGAAGAAGTACCCCGTCTGTCCCATGTGCAAGGAGATCTACGAGTCCATGGGCGCCGGTGGCGACAAGGACGGCGGCAAGGACGGCGGCAAGAAGTAG
- a CDS encoding HU family DNA-binding protein codes for MNRSELVAALADRAEVTRKDADAVLAAFAETVGEIVAKGDEKVTIPGFLTFERTHRAARTARNPQTGEPINIPAGYSVKVSAGSKLKEAAKGK; via the coding sequence ATGAACCGCAGTGAGCTGGTGGCCGCGCTGGCCGACCGCGCCGAGGTGACTCGCAAGGACGCCGACGCCGTGCTGGCCGCGTTCGCCGAGACCGTCGGCGAGATCGTTGCCAAGGGCGACGAGAAGGTCACCATCCCCGGCTTCCTGACCTTCGAGCGCACCCACCGTGCCGCTCGCACCGCCCGTAACCCGCAGACCGGCGAGCCGATCAACATTCCGGCCGGTTACAGCGTCAAGGTTTCGGCGGGCTCCAAGCTCAAGGAAGCCGCCAAGGGTAAGTAA
- the murA gene encoding UDP-N-acetylglucosamine 1-carboxyvinyltransferase, whose product MTVTGIDDVLLVHGGTPLEGEIRVRGAKNLVPKAMVAALLGSAPSRLRNVPDIRDVRVVRGLLQLHGVTVRPGEEPGELVMDPSHVESANVADIDAHAGSSRIPILLCGPLLHRLGHAFIPGLGGCDIGGRPIDFHFEVLRQFGATIEKRADGQYLEAPQRLRGTKIRLPYPSVGATEQVLLTAVLAEGVTELSNAAVEPEIEDLICVLQKMGAIIAMDTDRTIRITGVDKLGGYTHRALSDRLEAASWASAALATEGNIYVRGAQQRSMMTFLNTYRKVGGAFEIDDEGIRFWHPGGQLKSIALETDVHPGFQTDWQQPLVVALTQATGLSIVHETVYESRLGFTSALNQMGAHIQLYRECLGGSDCRFGQRNFLHSAVVSGPTKLEGADLVIPDLRGGFSYLIAALAAQGTSRVHGIDLINRGYENFMEKLVELGAKVELPGKALG is encoded by the coding sequence ATGACCGTCACCGGCATTGACGACGTACTGCTTGTCCACGGCGGAACCCCGCTGGAGGGCGAGATCCGTGTCCGCGGCGCCAAGAACCTGGTGCCCAAGGCCATGGTCGCGGCCCTCCTGGGCAGCGCTCCGAGCCGGCTGCGCAATGTCCCCGACATCCGTGACGTGCGTGTCGTACGCGGGCTGCTGCAACTGCACGGTGTGACGGTCCGCCCCGGCGAGGAGCCCGGCGAGCTGGTCATGGACCCGTCGCACGTGGAGTCGGCGAACGTGGCCGACATCGACGCGCACGCGGGCTCGTCGCGCATTCCGATCCTGCTCTGCGGCCCGCTCCTGCACCGCCTCGGCCACGCGTTCATCCCGGGCCTGGGCGGCTGTGACATCGGCGGCCGGCCGATCGACTTCCACTTCGAGGTGCTCCGCCAGTTCGGCGCGACGATCGAGAAGCGCGCGGACGGCCAGTACCTGGAGGCCCCGCAGCGGCTGCGCGGCACCAAGATCCGTCTGCCGTACCCCTCCGTGGGCGCCACCGAGCAGGTCCTGCTCACGGCCGTCCTCGCCGAGGGCGTCACGGAGCTCTCGAACGCGGCCGTGGAGCCGGAGATCGAGGACCTGATCTGCGTCCTGCAGAAAATGGGCGCGATCATCGCGATGGACACGGACCGCACCATCCGCATCACGGGTGTGGACAAGCTCGGCGGCTACACGCACCGCGCGCTGTCCGACCGTCTTGAGGCGGCCTCCTGGGCCTCGGCGGCGCTCGCGACCGAGGGCAACATCTACGTGCGCGGCGCGCAGCAGCGCTCGATGATGACGTTCCTCAACACGTACCGGAAGGTCGGCGGCGCCTTCGAGATCGACGACGAGGGCATCCGCTTCTGGCACCCGGGCGGCCAGTTGAAGTCCATCGCCCTGGAGACGGACGTCCACCCCGGCTTCCAGACGGACTGGCAGCAGCCGCTCGTCGTGGCGCTCACGCAGGCGACCGGCCTGTCGATCGTCCACGAGACGGTCTACGAGTCCCGCCTCGGCTTCACCTCCGCGCTGAACCAGATGGGCGCGCACATCCAGCTCTACCGCGAGTGCCTGGGCGGCTCCGACTGCCGCTTCGGCCAGCGCAACTTCCTGCACTCGGCGGTCGTTTCGGGCCCGACCAAGCTGGAGGGCGCCGACCTGGTCATCCCCGACCTGCGCGGCGGCTTCTCGTACCTGATCGCGGCGCTGGCGGCGCAGGGCACGTCCCGCGTCCACGGCATCGACCTGATCAACCGCGGTTACGAGAACTTCATGGAGAAGCTGGTCGAACTCGGGGCGAAGGTTGAGCTTCCGGGGAAGGCGCTGGGTTAA
- a CDS encoding YqgE/AlgH family protein: protein MTEVSSLTGRLLVATPALADPNFDRAVVLLLDHDEEGSLGVVLNRPTPVDVGDILEGWGDLAGEPGVVFQGGPVSLDSALGVAVIPGDSTEAAPLGWRRVHGAIGLVDLETPPELLAAALGSLRIFAGYSGWGPGQLEDELTDGAWYVVESEPGDVSATRPEGLWRAVLRRQRSELAMVATYPDDPSLN from the coding sequence ATGACCGAGGTGTCCTCGCTCACAGGGCGGCTGCTCGTGGCCACACCCGCTCTCGCGGACCCGAATTTCGACCGGGCTGTCGTGCTGCTCCTCGACCACGACGAGGAGGGCTCGCTCGGCGTCGTCCTCAACCGGCCCACCCCGGTGGACGTCGGCGACATCCTGGAGGGCTGGGGCGACCTGGCCGGTGAGCCGGGCGTCGTCTTCCAGGGCGGCCCGGTCTCGCTCGACTCGGCGCTCGGTGTCGCGGTCATCCCCGGCGACTCCACGGAGGCCGCGCCGCTCGGCTGGCGCCGGGTGCACGGCGCGATCGGTCTCGTCGACCTGGAGACCCCGCCGGAGCTGCTCGCCGCGGCTCTGGGCTCCCTGCGCATCTTCGCCGGTTACTCCGGCTGGGGCCCGGGACAGCTGGAGGACGAGCTGACCGACGGCGCCTGGTACGTCGTCGAATCGGAGCCCGGGGACGTCTCCGCGACCCGCCCGGAAGGGCTGTGGCGCGCGGTGCTCAGGCGGCAGCGCAGCGAGCTGGCGATGGTGGCGACCTACCCGGACGACCCCTCGCTCAACTGA
- a CDS encoding HAD family phosphatase — protein MIRLPRPAALLTDMDGTLVDTERAWLAVVGRFVGASEGLDAFAGLTIADAARRCVDEGLTASSYEDAYAWLDREFTAAVTAGVRVQPGALRLLDGARALSVPVALVTASERHVAERVIKVLGVERFAASVTNGDTVRGKPHPDPYLAAARALGVDPVDCLAVEDTPTGAAAALAAGCRLLAVPSVPGIAPGPRTTVVASLDEVVLGRTAG, from the coding sequence ATGATCCGACTTCCCCGCCCCGCCGCCCTGCTGACCGACATGGACGGCACGCTCGTCGACACGGAGCGGGCGTGGCTCGCCGTCGTGGGCCGCTTCGTCGGTGCCTCGGAGGGGCTCGACGCGTTCGCCGGACTGACGATCGCGGACGCGGCGCGGCGCTGTGTGGACGAGGGGCTCACCGCGTCGTCGTACGAGGACGCGTACGCCTGGCTCGACCGGGAGTTCACGGCGGCCGTGACCGCCGGTGTGCGGGTGCAGCCGGGCGCGCTGCGACTGCTGGACGGGGCGCGGGCGCTGAGCGTCCCTGTGGCCCTTGTGACGGCTTCTGAGCGGCATGTGGCGGAGCGGGTCATCAAGGTGCTCGGGGTCGAGCGGTTCGCGGCGTCGGTGACGAACGGGGACACCGTGCGCGGAAAGCCGCATCCCGACCCGTACCTGGCCGCCGCGCGGGCGCTCGGTGTGGACCCGGTGGACTGTCTCGCCGTCGAGGACACGCCGACCGGGGCCGCGGCCGCGCTCGCCGCGGGGTGCCGGCTGCTGGCGGTGCCGTCCGTGCCCGGGATCGCCCCCGGGCCCCGTACGACGGTCGTGGCGTCCCTGGACGAGGTCGTGCTGGGGCGGACGGCCGGCTGA
- a CDS encoding FAD binding domain-containing protein, with translation MTTHAPQATQAAVLPGSLDEAVAALAAMPAAVPVAGGTDLMAQVNAGQLRPAALVGLGRISEIRGWQYQDGHALLGAGLTHARIGRPDFAALIPALAAASRAAGPPQIRNAGTLGGNIASAAPTNDTLPVLAALEATLIIAGQGGARREVPVSHLLAGMEMLRPGELIGFVRVPLLHAPQVFVKATGRTGPARATASVALVLDPARRGVRCAVGAIAPMPLRPLEAEQWVASLIDWDGERGALVPEALQAFGEYVAAACIPDPAPAPDGTQQPLPSAVLHLRRTVAALARRALGRALS, from the coding sequence TTGACCACGCACGCACCGCAGGCGACACAGGCCGCGGTACTTCCGGGTTCGCTGGACGAGGCCGTCGCGGCGTTGGCCGCCATGCCCGCCGCCGTGCCCGTCGCCGGGGGTACCGACCTCATGGCCCAGGTCAACGCGGGTCAACTCCGCCCCGCGGCCCTCGTCGGCCTCGGCCGGATCAGCGAGATCCGCGGCTGGCAGTACCAGGACGGGCACGCGCTGCTCGGCGCCGGGCTCACCCACGCGCGCATCGGCCGGCCCGACTTCGCCGCGCTCATCCCCGCCCTCGCGGCCGCCTCGCGCGCCGCGGGACCGCCGCAGATCCGCAACGCGGGCACGCTCGGCGGCAACATCGCCTCGGCCGCGCCGACCAACGACACGCTGCCCGTACTGGCCGCCCTGGAAGCCACGTTGATCATCGCGGGGCAGGGTGGCGCGCGCCGCGAAGTGCCGGTCTCGCACCTGCTGGCCGGTATGGAGATGCTGCGTCCGGGCGAGCTGATCGGCTTCGTCCGCGTCCCGCTGCTGCACGCGCCGCAGGTCTTCGTGAAGGCGACCGGACGCACCGGCCCCGCCCGCGCCACCGCGTCCGTCGCGCTCGTCCTCGACCCGGCCAGGCGCGGCGTGCGCTGCGCCGTCGGGGCCATCGCGCCGATGCCGCTGCGGCCCCTGGAGGCCGAGCAGTGGGTCGCCTCGCTCATCGACTGGGACGGCGAGCGCGGCGCACTGGTGCCGGAGGCGCTCCAGGCGTTCGGCGAGTACGTCGCCGCCGCCTGCATCCCGGACCCGGCCCCCGCTCCGGACGGCACGCAGCAGCCGTTGCCGTCCGCCGTACTGCATCTGCGGCGCACGGTCGCCGCGCTGGCCCGACGTGCACTTGGGAGGGCGCTGTCGTGA
- a CDS encoding anti-sigma factor family protein, which translates to MTSTYGHEPTDPTGDVHETVGAYALGILDDAEATAFEAHLATCVACARQLEEFAGMEPMLAALADLPPERGAPHIGAALAARPSPRLAETLVDEVARKRTSKRRRGMYLVAAAAALIIGGPLTVMAVTDDGSTGTVADPHPTSPAQDAFFHHMPDKVHATDATTKVTATIGMEEKAWGTHTALELKNVKGPLKCSLIAVGKNGERETVTTWAVPKWGYGIKDSPHESATYPLYVHGGAAFERDQIDHFEVETLDGKRLVEVNA; encoded by the coding sequence ATGACATCGACGTACGGGCATGAGCCGACGGATCCGACAGGTGACGTGCACGAGACGGTCGGCGCGTACGCGCTCGGCATCCTCGACGACGCCGAGGCGACCGCGTTCGAGGCCCACCTGGCGACGTGCGTGGCGTGCGCGCGGCAGCTGGAGGAGTTCGCGGGCATGGAGCCGATGCTCGCCGCGCTCGCCGACCTGCCGCCCGAGCGCGGCGCGCCCCACATCGGCGCCGCCCTCGCGGCCCGGCCGAGCCCCCGCCTCGCGGAGACGCTCGTCGACGAGGTCGCCCGCAAGCGGACGAGCAAGCGCCGCCGCGGCATGTACCTGGTGGCGGCCGCCGCCGCGCTGATCATCGGCGGCCCGCTCACGGTGATGGCGGTGACCGACGACGGCTCCACCGGCACCGTCGCCGACCCGCACCCCACCAGCCCCGCGCAGGACGCCTTCTTCCACCACATGCCCGACAAGGTGCACGCCACCGACGCCACGACGAAGGTCACGGCGACCATCGGCATGGAGGAGAAGGCCTGGGGCACCCACACCGCCCTGGAGCTGAAGAACGTCAAGGGCCCGCTGAAGTGCTCCCTCATCGCGGTCGGCAAGAACGGCGAGCGCGAGACCGTCACCACCTGGGCCGTCCCGAAGTGGGGCTACGGCATCAAGGACAGCCCGCACGAGAGCGCCACCTACCCGCTGTACGTGCACGGCGGCGCGGCGTTCGAACGCGACCAGATCGACCACTTCGAGGTCGAGACGCTCGACGGAAAACGGCTCGTGGAGGTGAACGCGTAG